The following are from one region of the Nostoc cf. commune SO-36 genome:
- the shc gene encoding squalene--hopene cyclase, producing the protein MQTQDRVKVNQVATAIAASQEYLLSIQNPAGYWWAELESNVTITAEVVLLHKIWGTDQTRPLHKVEAYLRQEQRQHGGWELYYGDGGELSTSVEAYMALRLLGVPATDPAMIRAKAFILQRGGISKTRIFTKLHLALIGCYNWRGIPSLPPWIMLLPKAFPVNIYEMSSWARSSTVPLLIVCDRKPVFLTDSAINLDELYVEGVDRVRWELPQSGDWTDLFLTLDQGFKLAESLNLVPFRQEGIKAAEKWILERQEATGDWGGIIPAMLNSMLALRCLDYDRNDPIVERGLQAIDNFVIETENSYRVQPCVSPVWDTAWAIRALIESGFAPDHPAVVKAGEWLLQKQILDYGDWAVKNRQGKPGAWAFEFENRFYPDVDDSAVVVMALHLVKLPNEKIKQAAIARALNWIASMQCKPGGWAAFDLDNDQDWLNSIPYGDLKAMIDPNTADVTARVLEMLGACDLAIDSDNLERSLIYLHREQETEGCWFGRWGVNYIYGTSGVLSALALIDPQRHKLSIERGAAWLVGCQNPDGGWGETCRSYDDPNLKGKGNSTASQTAWAIIGLIAAGEATGKFALDVIERGINYLVETQQSDGSWFEADFTVLVFPAIFI; encoded by the coding sequence ATGCAAACACAAGACAGGGTAAAAGTCAATCAAGTCGCAACAGCGATCGCAGCCAGCCAAGAATATCTGCTTTCAATTCAAAATCCGGCAGGTTACTGGTGGGCAGAGTTAGAATCTAATGTCACTATCACTGCTGAAGTCGTTCTCCTACATAAGATTTGGGGAACAGACCAAACAAGACCTTTACACAAAGTCGAAGCCTACCTGCGTCAAGAGCAACGGCAGCATGGCGGTTGGGAACTTTACTACGGTGATGGCGGAGAACTTAGCACTTCGGTTGAAGCTTATATGGCGCTGAGGCTGCTAGGTGTACCAGCAACCGATCCGGCAATGATTCGGGCGAAAGCCTTTATTCTCCAACGGGGTGGTATTAGCAAAACTCGGATTTTTACCAAGTTACACCTGGCCTTGATTGGCTGCTACAACTGGCGCGGTATTCCCTCACTACCGCCTTGGATAATGTTGTTGCCCAAAGCTTTCCCCGTCAATATCTACGAAATGTCTAGTTGGGCACGTTCTAGTACTGTGCCGTTGCTGATTGTATGCGATCGCAAACCTGTTTTTCTCACCGACTCAGCGATCAATCTAGATGAGCTATACGTTGAAGGTGTTGATCGAGTCCGGTGGGAATTACCTCAAAGTGGCGATTGGACAGATTTATTCCTCACCCTCGATCAGGGTTTCAAGTTGGCAGAAAGTCTGAATTTAGTACCCTTTCGTCAAGAAGGCATCAAAGCCGCCGAAAAATGGATTTTAGAGCGTCAAGAGGCTACAGGCGACTGGGGTGGCATTATTCCGGCGATGCTGAATTCAATGCTAGCTTTGCGGTGTCTGGATTATGACCGAAACGATCCCATTGTGGAACGAGGTTTGCAAGCAATTGATAACTTTGTCATTGAAACAGAAAATAGTTACCGAGTACAACCTTGTGTTTCACCCGTTTGGGATACAGCTTGGGCGATACGTGCTTTGATAGAATCTGGCTTTGCACCAGATCATCCAGCTGTGGTAAAGGCTGGAGAATGGTTATTGCAAAAACAAATTTTAGATTACGGAGATTGGGCTGTCAAAAATCGCCAAGGAAAACCAGGGGCTTGGGCGTTTGAGTTTGAGAATCGCTTTTATCCCGATGTAGATGACTCGGCTGTGGTGGTGATGGCACTACATTTGGTGAAACTTCCAAATGAAAAAATCAAACAGGCTGCGATCGCTCGTGCCTTAAACTGGATTGCATCTATGCAATGTAAACCAGGTGGGTGGGCAGCTTTTGATTTGGATAACGATCAAGATTGGCTGAACTCCATCCCTTATGGTGACTTGAAAGCGATGATTGATCCAAACACCGCAGATGTTACGGCTAGAGTATTAGAAATGCTGGGTGCTTGTGATTTGGCAATTGATAGTGATAATTTGGAGCGATCGCTTATTTATCTTCACAGAGAACAAGAAACCGAAGGCTGTTGGTTTGGTCGTTGGGGTGTAAATTATATTTACGGCACTAGCGGCGTCTTGTCAGCCTTGGCGTTAATTGATCCTCAAAGGCATAAACTCAGTATAGAAAGGGGAGCAGCTTGGTTAGTGGGATGTCAAAACCCAGACGGTGGTTGGGGTGAGACTTGCCGCAGCTACGACGATCCCAACCTTAAAGGAAAAGGAAATAGTACTGCATCTCAAACTGCTTGGGCAATAATAGGGTTGATAGCAGCAGGTGAAGCCACTGGTAAATTTGCTCTTGATGTGATTGAGCGCGGAATAAACTATCTGGTGGAAACTCAACAATCCGATGGTAGTTGGTTTGAGGCGGACTTTACAGTACTGGTTTTCCCTGCCATTTTTATCTGA
- a CDS encoding ArsR/SmtB family transcription factor, with protein MRFLYHPDRKNISLPGVLYALGDPVRLEIVRRLATEGEQCCASFDFAIAKSTMSNHFKILRESGIVLTRKEGTHHINILRREDLEMLFPGLLDAVLKAAQPLPVDPASAKQTAFRI; from the coding sequence ATGAGATTTCTTTATCATCCAGATAGAAAAAATATTTCTTTACCGGGCGTATTGTATGCATTGGGCGATCCAGTGCGGTTAGAGATTGTGCGGCGGCTGGCGACTGAAGGGGAACAATGCTGTGCCAGTTTTGATTTTGCGATCGCTAAGTCTACTATGTCCAATCACTTCAAGATTTTGCGGGAGTCGGGGATAGTCTTGACACGCAAAGAAGGTACACACCATATTAACATCCTGCGGCGTGAAGATTTAGAGATGCTGTTTCCAGGGTTGCTAGATGCGGTATTGAAAGCCGCTCAACCATTGCCTGTTGACCCTGCGAGTGCTAAACAAACAGCTTTTAGGATTTAG
- the trxA gene encoding thioredoxin, with the protein MSSITNVTEATFKQEVLESEIPVLVDFWAPWCGPCRMVGPVVDEVAAEYEGQVKFVKLNTDQNPTVASHYGIRSIPTLMVFKGGRQVDTVVGAVPKTTLNKTLAQHL; encoded by the coding sequence ATGTCATCCATTACAAATGTCACAGAAGCCACATTCAAGCAAGAAGTCTTGGAAAGTGAGATTCCGGTATTAGTGGACTTTTGGGCACCGTGGTGCGGCCCTTGCCGGATGGTGGGCCCAGTCGTCGATGAAGTTGCTGCTGAATACGAAGGACAGGTGAAATTTGTGAAGCTGAACACAGATCAAAATCCTACTGTCGCCAGCCATTATGGAATTCGCAGCATTCCCACACTGATGGTTTTTAAGGGCGGTCGGCAGGTTGATACTGTCGTCGGGGCAGTCCCAAAAACTACCTTGAATAAGACCTTAGCACAGCATCTTTAA
- a CDS encoding SDR family NAD(P)-dependent oxidoreductase, whose translation MDLKLHGKSALVSGSTAGIGLAIALGLAQEGASVIINGRSSERVNQAIAKIKHSTPDAKVSGVVADTGTASGVEKLFQEVPHVDILINNLGIYEPKSFFDITDKDWLNIFEVNVLSGVRLSRQYLQKQLEQNWGRIIFISSESAIQIPVEMIHYGTTKTAQLAVARGLAEMTVGTGVTVNSVLPGPTRSEGVEEFITNLAQERGIDRAQVEAEFFQNVRPSSLIKRFATNEEVAAIVVYLSSPVASATNGAALRVDGGVIRSIV comes from the coding sequence ATGGACTTGAAATTGCATGGTAAATCCGCGCTGGTGAGTGGCTCAACCGCAGGTATTGGTTTGGCGATCGCTCTTGGGTTAGCTCAAGAGGGTGCATCAGTTATTATTAACGGTCGTTCTTCAGAACGAGTAAATCAAGCGATCGCTAAAATTAAGCATTCTACACCCGACGCAAAAGTTTCTGGTGTTGTTGCTGACACAGGGACTGCATCAGGTGTAGAGAAACTCTTTCAAGAGGTTCCTCACGTTGATATCTTGATAAACAATTTAGGTATTTACGAGCCAAAAAGTTTCTTTGATATTACTGATAAAGACTGGTTAAACATATTTGAGGTTAACGTCCTCAGTGGAGTCCGTTTGAGTCGGCAATATCTGCAAAAGCAGCTAGAGCAAAACTGGGGGCGGATAATTTTTATCTCCAGCGAATCTGCTATTCAAATTCCCGTAGAAATGATTCACTACGGTACAACTAAGACAGCGCAGCTAGCTGTTGCACGAGGTCTAGCAGAAATGACTGTCGGGACTGGAGTCACGGTAAACTCAGTCCTTCCCGGGCCAACCCGTTCAGAAGGAGTTGAAGAGTTTATCACCAACTTGGCACAGGAACGCGGTATTGATCGCGCCCAAGTCGAGGCTGAGTTTTTTCAGAATGTGCGTCCAAGTTCCTTAATCAAACGCTTTGCAACTAATGAAGAAGTAGCAGCGATCGTAGTTTACCTTTCTAGCCCTGTAGCTTCAGCAACTAATGGTGCAGCTTTGCGGGTAGATGGTGGCGTTATTCGGTCGATTGTCTAG
- a CDS encoding alkene reductase, translated as MTTDINLFSPYQLGNLELPNRIVMAPLTRNRAGKGNVPHQLNATYYAQRASAGLIISEATQVTPEGQGYPATPGIHSPEQVEGWKLVTDAVHQHGGRIFLQLWHVGRISHPDLQPNGALPVAPSAIAPKGEAATYEGPKPYVTPRALETSEIPQIVEQYRQGAANALAAGFDGVEIHGANGYLIDQFLRDRTNQRTDKYGGSIENRARFLLEVTEAVTSVWDSNRVGVRLSPSGTFNDIGDSNPLETFGYAAQALNQFNLAYLHIYEATEADIRHGGIIVPTSHLRDRFTGTLIVNAGYTREKGDAVLANKAADLVAFGTLFISNPDLPRRLALNAPLNEADQATFYGGGEEGYTDYPFWSAANEPVARA; from the coding sequence ATGACTACTGATATCAACTTATTCTCTCCTTACCAATTAGGGAATCTGGAACTACCCAACCGGATAGTAATGGCACCCTTAACCCGGAATAGGGCAGGTAAAGGAAATGTACCACACCAATTGAATGCTACCTACTACGCTCAACGTGCTTCCGCCGGACTGATTATTTCCGAAGCAACACAGGTAACTCCTGAAGGACAGGGCTATCCCGCTACACCAGGCATTCATTCACCAGAACAGGTGGAAGGATGGAAATTAGTAACCGATGCCGTACATCAGCACGGAGGGAGAATTTTTCTGCAACTATGGCACGTAGGTAGGATTTCCCATCCTGACTTACAACCAAATGGAGCTTTACCAGTAGCACCTTCTGCCATTGCTCCTAAAGGTGAGGCTGCAACGTATGAGGGGCCAAAACCCTATGTTACACCCCGTGCTTTAGAAACTTCAGAAATACCGCAGATAGTAGAACAGTACCGTCAGGGAGCGGCAAATGCCCTAGCTGCTGGGTTTGATGGGGTGGAAATTCATGGAGCTAATGGTTATTTAATAGATCAGTTTCTGCGCGATCGCACCAATCAACGTACAGATAAATATGGCGGTTCCATTGAGAATCGCGCCCGATTCCTGTTAGAAGTGACAGAGGCGGTAACTAGTGTGTGGGATTCTAACCGAGTAGGGGTACGTTTATCTCCCAGTGGGACTTTTAACGATATAGGTGACTCCAATCCCCTGGAGACATTCGGTTATGCGGCTCAAGCGTTGAACCAGTTTAATTTGGCATATCTGCATATTTATGAAGCAACAGAAGCAGACATCCGACATGGCGGAATAATTGTACCGACGAGCCATCTACGCGATCGCTTTACAGGTACACTCATCGTCAATGCTGGTTATACTCGTGAAAAAGGCGATGCTGTACTAGCCAACAAAGCAGCAGATTTAGTTGCCTTTGGCACATTATTTATATCAAATCCCGATTTACCCCGACGCTTGGCTTTGAATGCACCATTAAATGAAGCAGATCAAGCAACCTTTTATGGTGGCGGTGAAGAAGGTTATACAGATTATCCATTTTGGTCGGCTGCTAATGAACCGGTAGCTAGGGCGTAA
- a CDS encoding nitroreductase family protein: MSSITQTQPLDVPSAIAQRRSIKTFKTDPIAPELLKQLVELTVAAPSSYNIQGWQIILVQDEAQKAALSAASWNQQQIVQAPVTFVFAADPNAGEQNLTPILEQGLETGAWNEGTVNYFKTAIPQFQAGLGEKRREYAIKDAIIAATHLVLAAESLGLSTCFMNGWIEDQVKQVIGAGDNPDLAIAVVVPVGYAAEPRLNPGRLPFSSNVSVDRIGNPYTG; encoded by the coding sequence ATGAGTTCCATCACTCAAACTCAACCTTTAGATGTACCAAGTGCGATCGCTCAACGCCGTTCAATCAAAACTTTTAAAACAGACCCCATCGCCCCAGAACTACTCAAGCAACTGGTAGAGTTAACTGTGGCAGCGCCCAGCAGCTATAATATCCAAGGCTGGCAAATTATTCTTGTGCAAGATGAGGCGCAAAAGGCAGCATTGTCAGCCGCATCATGGAATCAACAGCAAATTGTCCAAGCACCTGTAACTTTCGTCTTTGCCGCCGATCCTAACGCAGGCGAACAAAACTTGACCCCAATTCTAGAGCAGGGACTCGAAACTGGGGCATGGAATGAAGGCACAGTAAACTACTTTAAAACCGCTATCCCGCAATTTCAAGCTGGGCTAGGTGAGAAGCGACGCGAATATGCGATCAAAGATGCCATTATTGCTGCTACTCATTTGGTGTTAGCAGCAGAAAGTTTGGGATTATCCACTTGTTTTATGAACGGTTGGATTGAGGATCAAGTAAAACAAGTGATTGGGGCTGGGGATAATCCAGATTTAGCGATCGCTGTTGTTGTTCCTGTTGGCTATGCAGCCGAACCACGCTTAAATCCCGGTCGTTTGCCATTCTCCTCCAACGTCTCTGTAGATAGAATTGGCAATCCTTATACAGGGTAG
- a CDS encoding MFS transporter — protein MSLPSFLARRSFHYAWIVAGLTFLALLVAAGIRSAPGVFIVPLEQEFGWSRATISLAISINLVLYGLIGPFAATVMERIGIRRMMVFSLAVIALGVGLTTLMSTSWQLVLLWGVIVGSGSGVIALVLGAIVVNRWFLEKRGLVLGILTASTATGQLVFLPMLASVADRFGWRTAALALTGAALLIIPAIAAFMRDRPADVGLRPFGDNSETVEVLQPRANSIASTLNALWLGMRNRDFWLLSGSFFICGASTNGLIGTHLIPACIDHGIPEVKAAGLLAIMGLFDFFGTTMSGWLSDRWNNRYLLCWYYGLRGLSLIFLPFSFNFSFYGLSIFAVFYGLDWIATVPPTVRLVANVFGKENVGVMFGWIVAGHQLGAATAAFGAGVLRTWTGSYLQAFILSGVLCLIAAVCVLQIGQSPTKGNSKLSSVTFNS, from the coding sequence ATGTCCCTACCCTCCTTCCTAGCGCGTCGTTCGTTCCACTATGCCTGGATCGTAGCTGGTTTAACATTCCTAGCCTTGCTTGTTGCAGCCGGAATTCGCTCTGCTCCCGGAGTTTTTATAGTCCCTCTCGAACAGGAGTTTGGCTGGAGTAGAGCAACTATATCTTTGGCAATCTCTATCAACTTAGTACTCTACGGATTAATTGGCCCTTTTGCCGCCACAGTTATGGAGCGAATCGGCATTCGCCGGATGATGGTGTTCTCACTTGCTGTCATTGCTCTCGGTGTCGGTTTAACTACTTTGATGTCAACTTCCTGGCAGCTAGTTTTGCTGTGGGGTGTAATTGTCGGTTCTGGTAGCGGAGTTATTGCCCTGGTTTTGGGTGCTATTGTTGTCAATCGCTGGTTTTTGGAAAAGCGGGGTTTAGTTCTGGGCATCTTAACCGCCAGTACAGCCACGGGGCAACTAGTGTTTCTGCCCATGCTGGCCTCAGTAGCCGATCGCTTTGGGTGGCGAACTGCTGCTCTAGCTTTGACTGGTGCAGCACTCCTAATTATTCCAGCGATCGCAGCCTTTATGCGCGATCGTCCGGCGGATGTCGGTTTGCGACCCTTTGGTGACAACAGCGAAACTGTGGAAGTGTTACAGCCTAGAGCAAATTCCATCGCCTCTACCCTCAACGCTCTTTGGCTGGGAATGCGTAATCGAGATTTCTGGCTACTATCTGGTAGCTTTTTTATCTGTGGTGCTAGCACAAATGGGTTAATTGGTACTCATCTTATCCCCGCTTGTATTGACCACGGTATTCCTGAAGTCAAGGCTGCTGGTCTTTTAGCAATCATGGGACTATTCGATTTTTTTGGAACTACTATGTCCGGTTGGCTATCTGACCGATGGAACAATCGTTACTTATTGTGCTGGTATTACGGACTACGGGGTTTGTCTTTGATTTTCTTACCATTCAGTTTCAACTTTTCTTTTTATGGACTTTCCATTTTCGCCGTCTTCTATGGACTTGATTGGATTGCCACCGTACCACCGACAGTCCGTCTTGTTGCCAACGTCTTCGGTAAAGAAAATGTCGGCGTGATGTTCGGTTGGATTGTAGCAGGACACCAGCTAGGTGCAGCCACAGCAGCATTCGGAGCCGGAGTGTTGAGAACTTGGACAGGTAGTTATTTACAAGCGTTTATTTTATCAGGTGTTCTCTGTCTGATTGCCGCAGTTTGTGTACTGCAAATTGGTCAAAGTCCCACTAAGGGCAATTCAAAGTTATCTTCAGTGACGTTCAATTCTTAA
- a CDS encoding SDR family NAD(P)-dependent oxidoreductase: MATTALIVGAGSGLSASLARLFAKEGFTVALAARQIEKLTQLSSEIGAFSFAADVSKPDEVEQLFIDIDNKVGSPNLVVYNPSYRVRGSLVDLDPAEVAKTLDVTAYGGFLVAQAATKRFLQLGGGAIFFTGASASIKGYAQSAPFAMGKFALRGLAQSIARELAPKNIHVAHFVIDGVIRSAVRQDPVDNPDSTLDPDAIAQTYLSILRQPRSAWTYEVELRPWVENF, encoded by the coding sequence ATGGCAACAACAGCTTTAATTGTCGGTGCAGGTAGTGGATTGAGCGCTTCTTTAGCCCGCCTATTTGCCAAAGAGGGATTCACCGTAGCTTTAGCGGCTCGCCAAATTGAAAAACTGACTCAATTGAGCAGTGAAATTGGCGCATTTAGTTTCGCTGCTGATGTCTCAAAGCCAGATGAAGTAGAACAGTTATTTATTGATATTGATAATAAAGTTGGTTCCCCGAATCTTGTCGTTTATAATCCCAGTTACCGAGTGCGTGGGTCTCTTGTTGATTTAGACCCTGCTGAGGTAGCAAAAACCCTAGATGTAACTGCTTATGGAGGCTTTCTGGTTGCCCAAGCTGCTACCAAAAGGTTTTTGCAACTTGGTGGCGGTGCTATATTTTTTACTGGAGCCTCAGCAAGTATTAAGGGTTATGCTCAGTCTGCCCCCTTTGCAATGGGTAAATTTGCACTACGCGGTTTGGCTCAGAGTATTGCCAGAGAATTAGCACCAAAGAATATTCATGTAGCGCATTTTGTGATTGATGGTGTAATCCGTTCAGCAGTTCGCCAAGATCCAGTAGATAATCCTGATAGTACTCTCGACCCGGATGCGATCGCTCAAACTTATCTCAGTATTCTCCGCCAACCCCGCAGTGCTTGGACTTATGAAGTAGAACTACGTCCCTGGGTAGAGAACTTCTAG
- a CDS encoding class I SAM-dependent methyltransferase, translated as MKIDFGATAADYAKHRAGFPSSLFNKLSEYGIGLPGQNIVDLGTGTGTLARGFADRGAYVIGIDPSASLLEQARQLSESIELKVDYRVATAENTELPNASADVVTAGQCWHWFDRPRAVQEITRILKKNGSLAIAHFDWIPLKGNVVDATEQLIKAHNPAWNMDGGNGLYPLWLQDIGEGGFREIRTFSYDVFVSYTHEDWRGRIRASAGVGASLTPEKVEVFDQELATLLETKYPTPILQVHHRVWAAIAKSPQSNS; from the coding sequence ATGAAAATTGATTTTGGTGCAACTGCTGCTGATTATGCAAAACACCGTGCTGGCTTTCCCAGTTCATTATTTAACAAACTGTCTGAATATGGTATAGGTTTACCAGGGCAGAATATCGTTGACCTCGGCACAGGGACAGGAACACTAGCGCGGGGCTTTGCTGATAGAGGTGCTTATGTAATTGGCATAGATCCATCAGCCTCACTTTTAGAACAAGCGAGGCAGTTAAGCGAATCTATCGAACTCAAAGTAGATTATCGAGTCGCAACTGCCGAGAATACCGAGTTACCAAATGCAAGCGCAGATGTAGTGACAGCTGGACAGTGTTGGCATTGGTTTGATCGTCCGCGTGCTGTCCAAGAAATTACTCGGATATTGAAAAAAAATGGTTCGCTTGCGATCGCACATTTTGATTGGATACCCTTAAAAGGTAATGTAGTTGACGCAACCGAACAACTGATCAAGGCTCATAATCCAGCGTGGAATATGGATGGCGGTAATGGGTTGTATCCCTTGTGGTTGCAAGACATTGGCGAAGGAGGATTCCGAGAAATCCGCACATTTTCTTACGATGTCTTTGTATCTTATACACACGAAGACTGGCGGGGACGAATTCGTGCTAGTGCAGGCGTGGGAGCCAGTTTGACACCAGAAAAGGTAGAAGTATTTGACCAAGAATTGGCGACATTACTCGAAACGAAATATCCTACACCAATTCTTCAGGTTCACCATCGAGTTTGGGCTGCGATCGCAAAATCACCGCAATCTAATTCGTAA
- a CDS encoding glutathione binding-like protein yields the protein MIELYYWTTPNGHKITIFLEEVGLPYTIIPVNIGAGDQFKPEFLKISPNNRIPAIVDHKPADGGPPISVFESGAILLYLAEKTGKLIPQDLRQRTQVLEWLFWQMAGLGPMAGQNHHFSTYAPEKIEYAINRYVNETGRLYAVLNKQLADREFVAGDYSIADIAAYPWIVPHERQSQNLEDFPHVKRWFEAIKARPATIRAYEKAEALKTQAIDPDKSRNLLFNQSAKTIQP from the coding sequence ATGATTGAACTTTATTATTGGACAACTCCCAACGGTCATAAAATTACGATTTTCTTGGAAGAAGTCGGCTTACCTTATACTATAATTCCTGTGAATATTGGGGCTGGAGATCAATTTAAACCAGAATTTCTGAAAATTTCTCCTAACAATCGTATTCCTGCGATCGTTGACCACAAACCAGCAGATGGAGGTCCGCCAATTTCTGTATTTGAGTCTGGTGCAATTTTGCTATATTTGGCAGAAAAAACCGGGAAATTAATCCCGCAAGATTTACGCCAACGCACTCAAGTTTTAGAATGGTTGTTCTGGCAAATGGCAGGACTGGGGCCAATGGCGGGACAAAATCATCACTTTAGTACTTATGCTCCCGAAAAGATTGAATATGCCATTAACCGCTATGTGAATGAGACGGGACGCTTATATGCAGTACTAAATAAGCAACTAGCAGATAGAGAATTTGTCGCTGGCGATTATTCCATCGCCGATATTGCAGCTTATCCGTGGATTGTGCCCCATGAACGCCAAAGTCAAAATCTAGAAGATTTTCCTCATGTTAAACGCTGGTTTGAGGCAATCAAAGCTCGTCCGGCAACAATTCGCGCCTACGAGAAAGCCGAAGCATTGAAAACTCAAGCGATCGATCCAGATAAGTCACGAAATTTGTTATTTAACCAGTCGGCGAAAACTATTCAGCCTTGA